Within Micromonospora parathelypteridis, the genomic segment TGCGCTCGCGGGCCGCTGCTCAGGCATTTCCGAGGAAGTCGCGCAGCAGGGCGACCATCTCGTCCGGGCGTTCCTCGTACAGCCAGTGCCCGCAGTCCTCGACCACTTCGCCGCGTACCGAGTCGGCGTACCGGCGAACCTGCTCGGCGACCTGCCCACCGAGGCTGGCCGCTGCGCCGACGGCCAGCACCGGCATCGCCAACTTCGTGCCCCGGTACGCCGCGTTGTCGGCGATGTCCTGATCGAATGCCCGGAAGTAGGCGAAGCTGGCCCGCAGGTGCGCGGGGTCACGCAGGTGGCTGGCGAACTCCTCGATGTCGGGCGGGGGGATGCTGCCCTTGCGCACCATCAGAGCGTCGGTGAACCGGTCCACCCAGAGCGACTCCCGCCCGCTGACCAACTCCTCCGGCAGCCCGTTGCCGATGGAGAAGTAGCCGAAGTTCCACACCCCTGGCCCGGCCGCCGTCAGTGCGGGGAACGTGTAGATGCTCTCGTCGGGGATCGGGGCCTCGGTGAGCACCAACCGACTCACCCGCTCGGGATGGGCGGCGGCGTACGCGTACGCCACCATGGTCCCCAGGTCGTGCCCGACAAGCCGGAGGTCGCTCGTCAGGCCGAGTTGGTCGAGCAGCGCGCCCAGGTCGGCGGCGACCGTCTTCTTGTCGTACCCGCCGGCCGGGGCGTCGCTGTCCCCGAAGCCCCGAAGGTCGGGCGCGACCACGTCGAAGGAGCGACCCAACTCGGGCAGCAGGTGCCGCCACATGTGCCAGCACTGCGGATAGCCGTGCAGGAGGATGAGTGGCGGACCAGTGCCGCCGCGGACGTAGTTCATCGCGATCTGGCCGGTGCGCACCCGTTGTTCGGTAAACCCCGCTGGAACCCGCTCCCCGCCCATCATCGCCTCCGTCCGCAGGCTGCCCGGCTACCCGCTCAACCGCCCGCCATGCCGTGGGAGGTGGCCCTGCCCGCCGTCGGGCCCCGGCCCATCGCGGGCGTCACACCACCCGGCTTGGGCCGTACGGCACCCGGTGCGGGAGACTGGCGGGTATGGCGGCTCGTGGCTTCCCGTACACCGATCTCAAGGACTTCCTCGCTGCGCTCGAGCGCGCGGGGGAGCTGCGCCGGGTCGACGTCCCGGTCGACCCCACCCTGGAGATCAGCGAGGTGGTCACCCGCACCGTGCGAGCCGGCGGCCCGGCGTTGCTCTTCGAACGTCCGACCCGGGGCGAGATGCCGTTGGCGATCAACCTGTTCGGCACCGAGAAGCGGATGGCGATGGCTCTCGGCGTCGACTCGCTCGACGAGATCGGTGCCCGGATCGGCGCGCTGATCAAGCCGGAGCTGCCGGTCGGCTGGTCCGGTATCCGCGAGGGTCTCGGCAAGGTCATGCAGCTCAAGTCCGTGCCGCCGCGCAAGGTGAAGACCGCGCCCTGCCAGGAGGTCGTCTACCGGGGCGACGACGTCGACCTGGACCGACTGCCGGGGCTGCAGGTCTGGCCCGGCGACGGTGGGATCTTCCACAACTACGGGTTGACCCACACCAAGCACCCCGAGACCGGCAAGCGCAACCTGGGCCTGTACCGACTTCAGCAGCACGGCCGCAACACCCTGGGCATGCACTGGCAGATCCACAAGGACTCCACCGCCCACCACGCGGTCGCCGAGCGGCTCGGGCAGCGCCTGCCGGTCGCGATCGCGATCGGTTGCGACCCGGTCGTCTCGTACGCGGCCAGTGCGCCGTTGCCCGGCGACATCGACGAATACCTGTTCGCCGGGTTCCTGCGCGGCGAGCGGGTGGAGATGGTCGACTGCCTCACCGTGCCGTTGCAGGTGCCGGCGCACGCGCAGATCGTGCTGGAGGGCTACCTGGAGCCCGGTGAGCGGCTGCCCGAGGGCCCGTTCGGCGACCACACCGGCTTCTACACCCCGGTCGAGCCGTTCCCGGTGCTGCACATCGAGGCGATGACCATGCAGCGCAAGCCGGTCTACCACTCGATCGTCACCTCGCAGCCGCCGCAGGAGGACCACGGCCTCGGCAAGGCCACCGAGCGGATCTTCCAACCGCTGCTCAAGCTCATGATCCCGGACATCGTCGACTACGACCTGCCGGCCGCCGGTGTCTTCCACAACTGCGCGATCGTGTCGATCCGCAAGCGCTACCCGAAGCACGCCCAGAAGGTGATGAACGCGATCTGGGGCGCGCACCTGATGTCGCTCACCAAGTTGATCGTGATCGTCGACGAGGACTGCGACGTGCACGACTACAACGAGGTCGCCTTCCGCGCCTTCGGCAACGTCGACTACGCGCGCGACCTGCTGGTCACCGAGGGCCCGGTGGACCACCTCGACCACTCGTCGTACCAGCAGTTCTGGGGCGGCAAGGCGGGTGTCGACGCGACCCGCAAACTGCCCACCGAGGGGTATACCCGCGGTTGGCCGGAGGAGATGAAGATGAGTCCGGAGGTCACCTCCCTGGTGGACAAGCGCTGGAAGGAGTACGGGATCTGATGGCCACCGCCAACAACCCCCGCGATCTTGCACTGACGGCCCCCGATCCGTCCCCTTCCGTCGGGACACAAAGTGCGGGATCGCCGGGGAAGGTGCGGGCATTCCTGGACCTCGTCAAGATCGAGCACTCCGTCTTCGCGCTGCCGTTCGCGTTCCTCTCGGCGCTCGCCGCCATGCAGGTCAACGGCGGCCGGGTGGGCTGGCTCGACCTGCTGCTGATCACTGTGGCGATGGTCGGGGCGCGGACGTTCGCCATGGCCGCCAACCGGATCATCGATCGGCAGATCGACGCGCGGAACCCGCGTACCGCCGGCCGGGAACTGGTGACCGGGGCGGTGAGCGTGCGGACGGCCTGGACCGGCGCGGCCGTCGCGTTGGTGGTCTTCCTCGCCGCCGCCGCCCTGCTCAACCCGCTCTGCCTGGTGCTCGCGCCGCTCGCCGTGGTGCCGCTGGTCGTCTACCCCTATGCCAAGCGGTTCACCAACTGGCCGCACGCGATCCTCGGGGTCGCCCAGGCGGTCGGCCCGGTCGGTGCGTGGCTGGCGGTCACCGGCACCCTGAACGGCTCCGGGCCGGCCTGGCTGCTCGGCGCCGCGGTCGGGCTGTGGATCGGCGGCTTCGACCTGATCTACGCCTGCCAGGATTCCGAGATCGACCGGGAGATCGGCGTGCACAGCGTGCCCGCCCGGTACGGTCGGCGCTTCGCGCTGCACGCCTCCACGGTCGCGCACGTGGTGACCTTCGCGCTGTTCGTCTGGTTCGGCGAGCTGATCGGCCTGAGCTGGCTCTGGTGGATCGGGCTTGCGCTGACCGCGGTCGCGTTCATCTACCAGCACCTGGTGGTCACGCCGACCGACCTCAGCAAGGTCAACCGGGCGTTCTTCACCGCCAACGGGTTCGTCGGCATCGTGCTGTTCGTCTTCGCCCTGCTCGACCTGGTGATCCGGCTCGACCTACGACCCTGAGGCTGGTGGGGCGGTGCCGACGGGGTAGCGGGCACTTTCCAAGGTCCAGTCGATGGTGCCGCGGACGGCGTACGCGACCCCGTCGAGATGGTCGGCGACCGCCTCGTCCAACGCCGGGCCGAACGACGGCACCGCGGCCCGCAGCGCGACGAAGCGCCGCATCGACTCCCGCCAGCGCTCGGCCGCCCGCTCTACCGCCTCCGTCGACGGCACGGCAAGCTCGCCCTGGATGGCCAGGACCAGGTTGTGCCCGCCCGCCGTGGCCCGGTCCCGATCCAGCGAGGCCAGATCGTTGTACCAGGAGAGCAGGTCGTTGCCGACGTCGCCGATCTGGCGCAGCAGCGGGTGATGGTAGACCGGGTCGGGCAACGGTCGACCACCGACGAACTCCGTCAGCGCGTACGACACCTCCGCCGCCGAGGTCGCCCGCCGCAGCTCGACGTACTCGTCGACGTTGGGTCGGTGGCCGGCCTCCTTGTTCACCATCTCCTGCCAGGTGCCGTCGAGGTGCCGGCCCACCGCGTCGGCGAAGCGCAGCCGCCACCGTGACGGCATCCGGCCGCGCGGTTCGCGCCACGCCAGCACCAGCAGCCGCCGTAGCGGGCCGTTGAGGCCGGCCGGCCGCAACCGGGGGCCGTCGTTCAGCAGCGCCAGCGTGCCGTTGCGCAGTGCCCGGATCTGCTCCGGGTCGAGTCGGCCCGGCCCGTCGCAGGCGTCATCAACCAGGAAGAACCAGGTGAACAGGGCAGTCAGCACCCGCAGGTCGGCCTCGGTCGCCTCCGGGTAGAGCCGCCCGGCGTACCGGGCGAAAGCTCCCCGGGCCAGCCGCTGCAACGCGGCGTCGTCCAACGGGAGGCCAAGCTCGGGCAGCAGGCTGAGCAGCCACTCCTGCACGCGGTCGGCGTGCGGTGAGAGCCGGGACGGGATCGGACATTCGGCACGCAGCGCCCAGAGGATCTCGTCGGTCGTCACCGATGCCTCCTGTGCGAGATGGTGTCGGTGCGAATCCCCAGCGGCAGCATGTCAGGTCGACGGGATGCCTAGCTACTGCGGGACAGGTCGGACGGGCCATCTCGGGGGTGCTCACCAGTGGACCAGCCGGACCAGGCAGGCTGGGGGCATGCGGGAACCATGGGTGGTCGGGGTCTCCGGGGCCTCTGGCACGCCGTACGCGGCGGCTGTCATCGGAGGACTGCTCGACGCGGGCGAGCCGGTGGACCTGATCGTGTCCCGGGCGGCGCGACTCACCGTGCTCGACGAGACCGGCCGGCCGTTTCGCGACGGACACTGGGCCGAGGACCTCACCGCCTGGCTCGGCCGGGACCTGACCGGGGCGGATGTGCGGCACTGGCCGGCTGGCGACCTGGCCGCCGGGCCGAGCAGCGGCTCCTACCGGGTACGCGGGATGGCCGTGGTCCCCGCCAGCACGGCAGCCTGCGCGGGTATCGCGATCGGGCTCTCCAAGGACCTGTTGCAGCGCGCCGCCGAGGTCAACCTCAAGGAACGGCGGCCCGTGGTGGTGGTCCCCCGGGAAACGCCGGTGACCCGCAGCCACCTGGAGCACCTGATCGCGTTGCACGACGCCGGCGCGGTGGTGCTGCCGGCCAGCCCTGGCTTCTACGGGGCCGGAGCGGAGGCCAGCGCCCAGCAGTTGGTCGACTTCGTGGCCGGCAAGGTGCTGGATGCGCTCGGCGTCCCGCACACCCTGTTCCGTAGGTGGTCCGGTCAGCTCGGCGCGGCCCGGAGCTGAGTCGGCAGCTCGGGGCGTGTCGTGATGCCGCCCGGCCGGCTGGCCGAAGCGGGACGCGGACCGGACTGGTGCCCGGTCCGCGCAGCGTTTGTCCGCACCAGTTCAGTACATGCCGGCGTTGGCCGGACCCGGCCCAGTGGATGCGGCCGGTCCCACATTGCGTGGCTTTCCGACCTCGTCCACTTCGTCCAGCATGCCCTCCCCCTCAAGCAGGGCTCGCACCTCGGATTCCCGAAACCGGCGATGCCCGCCTGGAGTCCGGATGCTTCCTATCCGGCCGGCCGCCGCCCATCTCGTCACAGTCTTCGGGTCCACCCGAAACAGCGCGGCGACCTCACCCGGTGTCAGCAGGCGATCTCCAGTGTCCACAGCCCCCTCCTCGCGTCGACGAAGCCCCTGGCTGAACACACTGCCCCCGGCTGGTGCGAGCCCAGAGCCGTCATGAGGGACGTATGGCAATTACAGCACCAGGGACCTGGCCTGTCCGCCAAACGCGAAAAATGCACTGACTGGGAAGTTAGTAAATGCTACTGGTGCAACCCCTGCCTTGACCGTCTGTTTGTGAACAGTTACTCACTGCTCAGTCCAACGGATGCCGAAGGCGTCGCGTTACGCCTAACCGGTTAAGGTCACTCTCCGTGGACGCCATCGACCTGAGCCTCGTCGACCTGCTGCGCGGCAACGCGCGCCTCTCGTACGCCGAGTTGGCCCGACAGGTGGGCCTCTCGGCCCCGGCCGTACATGAGCGGGTCGGCAAGCTGGAGAGCAGCGGCGTGGTCCGCGGCTACCGCGCCGACGTGGCCCCGGAGGCGATCGGGCTGGGAGTGACCGCGCTGATCGGCATCGTCGAGGACTCCGGTGCCGACAGCGACGACATGCTCGAGTCGCTGCGGGTGCTGCCCGAGATCGAGTCCTGCTACTTCATGGCCGGCGTGGAGTCGTTCCTGCTGAAGGCGCGGGTTGGCACGATCGCCGAGTTGGAGCAGCTGATCGTGCGGCTGAACCGGACCCCCGGGGTCGCCTCCACCCGCACCGCCATCGCGCTCTCCACCAAGTGGGAGAACCGGCCCCAGCCGGTCGGCCCGCCCGCGGCCTGACAGCCGCGTACCCCTGGTGTCGCCCGGTCGGCCGGCGGTAGCGTGCGCCGATGACCCCGCCGGGACGTCGAGTGGCCGTGGTGACCGGCGCTGCCGGAGGTCTGGGCCGCGCCATCGCCGCCGCGTTGCACGCCGACGGCTGGTCGGTGCTGCTCACTGACCTCGACGCGGCGGCGGTGGCCACCGCCGCAGCACCGCTCGGCGGATGGTCGGCTGTCCTGGACGTCCGGGACGAGGACGCCTGCGCCGGCATCGCCGCGACCGCGGCAAGCCGGGGCGACCTGGCTCTCTGGGTCAACAACGCCGGCATCCTGGTCACCGGGCCGTCGTGGGAGCACGACGGCCCGACCCGCCGCCGGGTGCTCGACGTGAACGCCCTCGGCGCCATGAACGGCACCCTCGCCGCGCTGGCCGTCATGCGCGGGCAGGGTCACGGCCACGTGCTCAACGTCGTCTCGCTGGCCGGGCTGGTCGCCGCGCCCGGCGAGACGGTGTACGCGGCCAGCAAGCACGCCCTGCTGGCGTTCAGCCTCGGCACCCTGTCCGACCTGCGGATGGCCGGGTACCGGCGGGTGCACGTCTCCTGCCTGTGCCCGGACGGCATCTGGACCCCGATGCTGCACGACCGACTGGACGACCCGGGGGCACTCGCCTCCTTCACCGGGTCGATGCTGACCGCGCAGCGGGTGGCTGCCCGGGCAGTCCGGCTGGCCCGTCGGCCACGCCCGGTGGTCAGCCTGCCGCGCTGGCGAGGGGCACAGGTGCGTCTGCTGGACGCCCTGCCTGGGCTGGCCGTCGCACTGACCCCGCTCGTCCGGGCCGCCGGCCGGGCCGGTCAACGCCGCCAACGCCGCCGGACCGCGTCGCCGGACCGGCGCTGACCCCCTCTGGCCTGCTTGCTACGTTTCCGGCGTGACTCATCTCGACCGGTGCGACGCGGCCAGCCGGACCTGGGTGACGGAGGCGATCGCCGCCGTCGAGGCGGACGCGAACCGCTCGGCCGACACCCACCTGCTGCCGTTCCCGCTGCCCCGCGAATGGGGGGTCGACCTCTACCTCAAGGACGAGTCGTCGCACCCCACCGGCTCGCTGAAGCACCGGCTGGCCCGCTCGCTGTTCCTCTACGGGCTCTGCAACGGCTGGATCGGGCCGAGCACCACGATCGTCGAAGCGTCGTCGGGCTCCACGGCCGTCTCCGAGGCGTACTTCGCCCGGATGCTCGGGCTGCCGTTCATCGCGGTGATGCCCTCCTCCACCTCGCCCGAGAAGATCGCGCAGATCGAGTTCCAGGGCGGCCGGTGCCACCTGGTGGACGACCCGGCGACGGTGGTGGTCGAGGCCCGCTGGCTCGCGGAGGACTCCGGCGGGCACTTCATGGACCAGTTCACCTACGCCGAGCGGGCGACCGACTGGCGGGGCAACAACAACATCGCCGAGTCGATCTACGCGCAGTTGGAGTTGGAGCGGCACCCGATCCCGGCCTGGGTCGTGGTGGGTGCCGGCACCGGGGGCACCAGCGCGACCATCGGAAGGTACGCCCGGTATCGCCGGCTCCCCACCAAGCTCTGCGTCGTCGACCCGGAGAACTCGGCGTTCTACCCGGCGTGGCTGGCCGCCGACTGGTCGGTGCGTACCGGGAAGGGCTCCCGGATCGAGGGAATCGGCCGGCCCACCGTGGAGGCCTCGTTCCTGCCCTCGGTGGTGGACCGGATGGTCCAGGTGCCGGACGCGGCGTCACTGGCCGCCATGCGCGCCGGCTCGGCCGTGCTCGGCCGCCGGGTTGGCGGCTCCACCGGCACCAACCTGTGGGGTGCGTTCGGCCTGATCGCCGCGATGCTCGCCGAGGGCCGGACCGGCTCGGTGGTCACTCTGATCTGCGACCCGGGCGATCGGTACGCCGACACCTACTACGCCGACGACTGGGTGGCCGCCCAGGGCCTCGACCTGACACCGCACCTGGCCACGATCGAACGCTTCCTGACCAGCGGCACCTGGCCCGCCTGAGCCCTGCCGGCGCCGTCCAACCCTCGTCCGTGCCGTTCAGCGCGGGTCGATCCGTTCGGCCAGCCCGGGGTAGCGCACCACGTAGCCGCTGTCGTCGAGATCGATGTCTGCGGTGAAGGTGCCGCTGGCGAACCGCACCCGACCCGGCCCGAGCCCGGTGTAGATCTGCTCGGCCGGCACCACCTCCAGGCCGGGCAGCAGCACCCACGCGACGGTGATCCGATGCGCCAGGTCGGCCGGCTCGGCGGCCAGCCCGAGCCGGTGGACCGGCAGGGTGTTGAACAGCGGCGAACCACTCAGGTCGACGTCGAGCGCGTCGGCCAGCCGGTCCGGGTCATCGGTGCCCGGCAGGCCCGCCCGCGGATGACCGGCCGCGACCAGCGCGGCGTCCAGGTCGCCCTGCTCGGCGGTGGTCACCCGCCACCGGTCCGCGGCCCGCTCCAGCCTCACTCGGCGCAGCCAGCCCAACCCCTCCGCCTCGACCTCGACGCGGGCGGTGGCCCAGTCCGGCGTGGTGGTGAGCGGGTAGCGGGCGGTCCAGGGGATCGGGTCCACGGCGAGCAGGGTGCCCCGGGCCGCCAATCC encodes:
- a CDS encoding BldC family transcriptional regulator yields the protein MDTGDRLLTPGEVAALFRVDPKTVTRWAAAGRIGSIRTPGGHRRFRESEVRALLEGEGMLDEVDEVGKPRNVGPAASTGPGPANAGMY
- a CDS encoding putative glycolipid-binding domain-containing protein, with the translated sequence MPKSIFWSRTDTAGSEQVLLDDGHGLAARGTLLAVDPIPWTARYPLTTTPDWATARVEVEAEGLGWLRRVRLERAADRWRVTTAEQGDLDAALVAAGHPRAGLPGTDDPDRLADALDVDLSGSPLFNTLPVHRLGLAAEPADLAHRITVAWVLLPGLEVVPAEQIYTGLGPGRVRFASGTFTADIDLDDSGYVVRYPGLAERIDPR
- a CDS encoding menaquinone biosynthesis decarboxylase, encoding MAARGFPYTDLKDFLAALERAGELRRVDVPVDPTLEISEVVTRTVRAGGPALLFERPTRGEMPLAINLFGTEKRMAMALGVDSLDEIGARIGALIKPELPVGWSGIREGLGKVMQLKSVPPRKVKTAPCQEVVYRGDDVDLDRLPGLQVWPGDGGIFHNYGLTHTKHPETGKRNLGLYRLQQHGRNTLGMHWQIHKDSTAHHAVAERLGQRLPVAIAIGCDPVVSYAASAPLPGDIDEYLFAGFLRGERVEMVDCLTVPLQVPAHAQIVLEGYLEPGERLPEGPFGDHTGFYTPVEPFPVLHIEAMTMQRKPVYHSIVTSQPPQEDHGLGKATERIFQPLLKLMIPDIVDYDLPAAGVFHNCAIVSIRKRYPKHAQKVMNAIWGAHLMSLTKLIVIVDEDCDVHDYNEVAFRAFGNVDYARDLLVTEGPVDHLDHSSYQQFWGGKAGVDATRKLPTEGYTRGWPEEMKMSPEVTSLVDKRWKEYGI
- a CDS encoding Lrp/AsnC family transcriptional regulator, whose translation is MDAIDLSLVDLLRGNARLSYAELARQVGLSAPAVHERVGKLESSGVVRGYRADVAPEAIGLGVTALIGIVEDSGADSDDMLESLRVLPEIESCYFMAGVESFLLKARVGTIAELEQLIVRLNRTPGVASTRTAIALSTKWENRPQPVGPPAA
- a CDS encoding alpha/beta fold hydrolase, producing MRTGQIAMNYVRGGTGPPLILLHGYPQCWHMWRHLLPELGRSFDVVAPDLRGFGDSDAPAGGYDKKTVAADLGALLDQLGLTSDLRLVGHDLGTMVAYAYAAAHPERVSRLVLTEAPIPDESIYTFPALTAAGPGVWNFGYFSIGNGLPEELVSGRESLWVDRFTDALMVRKGSIPPPDIEEFASHLRDPAHLRASFAYFRAFDQDIADNAAYRGTKLAMPVLAVGAAASLGGQVAEQVRRYADSVRGEVVEDCGHWLYEERPDEMVALLRDFLGNA
- a CDS encoding terpene synthase family protein → MTTDEILWALRAECPIPSRLSPHADRVQEWLLSLLPELGLPLDDAALQRLARGAFARYAGRLYPEATEADLRVLTALFTWFFLVDDACDGPGRLDPEQIRALRNGTLALLNDGPRLRPAGLNGPLRRLLVLAWREPRGRMPSRWRLRFADAVGRHLDGTWQEMVNKEAGHRPNVDEYVELRRATSAAEVSYALTEFVGGRPLPDPVYHHPLLRQIGDVGNDLLSWYNDLASLDRDRATAGGHNLVLAIQGELAVPSTEAVERAAERWRESMRRFVALRAAVPSFGPALDEAVADHLDGVAYAVRGTIDWTLESARYPVGTAPPASGS
- a CDS encoding UbiX family flavin prenyltransferase, with protein sequence MREPWVVGVSGASGTPYAAAVIGGLLDAGEPVDLIVSRAARLTVLDETGRPFRDGHWAEDLTAWLGRDLTGADVRHWPAGDLAAGPSSGSYRVRGMAVVPASTAACAGIAIGLSKDLLQRAAEVNLKERRPVVVVPRETPVTRSHLEHLIALHDAGAVVLPASPGFYGAGAEASAQQLVDFVAGKVLDALGVPHTLFRRWSGQLGAARS
- the mqnP gene encoding menaquinone biosynthesis prenyltransferase MqnP, coding for MATANNPRDLALTAPDPSPSVGTQSAGSPGKVRAFLDLVKIEHSVFALPFAFLSALAAMQVNGGRVGWLDLLLITVAMVGARTFAMAANRIIDRQIDARNPRTAGRELVTGAVSVRTAWTGAAVALVVFLAAAALLNPLCLVLAPLAVVPLVVYPYAKRFTNWPHAILGVAQAVGPVGAWLAVTGTLNGSGPAWLLGAAVGLWIGGFDLIYACQDSEIDREIGVHSVPARYGRRFALHASTVAHVVTFALFVWFGELIGLSWLWWIGLALTAVAFIYQHLVVTPTDLSKVNRAFFTANGFVGIVLFVFALLDLVIRLDLRP
- a CDS encoding PLP-dependent cysteine synthase family protein, translated to MTHLDRCDAASRTWVTEAIAAVEADANRSADTHLLPFPLPREWGVDLYLKDESSHPTGSLKHRLARSLFLYGLCNGWIGPSTTIVEASSGSTAVSEAYFARMLGLPFIAVMPSSTSPEKIAQIEFQGGRCHLVDDPATVVVEARWLAEDSGGHFMDQFTYAERATDWRGNNNIAESIYAQLELERHPIPAWVVVGAGTGGTSATIGRYARYRRLPTKLCVVDPENSAFYPAWLAADWSVRTGKGSRIEGIGRPTVEASFLPSVVDRMVQVPDAASLAAMRAGSAVLGRRVGGSTGTNLWGAFGLIAAMLAEGRTGSVVTLICDPGDRYADTYYADDWVAAQGLDLTPHLATIERFLTSGTWPA
- a CDS encoding SDR family oxidoreductase encodes the protein MTPPGRRVAVVTGAAGGLGRAIAAALHADGWSVLLTDLDAAAVATAAAPLGGWSAVLDVRDEDACAGIAATAASRGDLALWVNNAGILVTGPSWEHDGPTRRRVLDVNALGAMNGTLAALAVMRGQGHGHVLNVVSLAGLVAAPGETVYAASKHALLAFSLGTLSDLRMAGYRRVHVSCLCPDGIWTPMLHDRLDDPGALASFTGSMLTAQRVAARAVRLARRPRPVVSLPRWRGAQVRLLDALPGLAVALTPLVRAAGRAGQRRQRRRTASPDRR